One genomic window of Corynebacterium massiliense DSM 45435 includes the following:
- a CDS encoding ferritin, with protein MHEKLQDIINKQVNSEHEAALVYTQLAYEMDNLSLLGMRDWFKNQAAEEREHAQKFADHLINRGYRVELGDLHVGAPKVATPMDAFQLAFEHEQKVSNEIREIARVANEVGDLDSRQLIDWFLNEQIEEEASVSEIIDRLKLVGNEGEGLLYLDARLGSRD; from the coding sequence ATGCACGAGAAGCTACAAGACATCATCAACAAGCAGGTCAATTCCGAGCACGAGGCTGCCCTCGTCTACACCCAGCTCGCCTACGAGATGGACAACCTCTCCCTGCTGGGTATGCGCGACTGGTTCAAGAACCAGGCGGCGGAGGAGCGCGAGCACGCCCAGAAGTTTGCGGATCACCTCATTAACCGCGGCTACCGCGTCGAGCTCGGCGATCTGCACGTCGGCGCCCCGAAGGTAGCCACCCCGATGGACGCATTCCAGCTCGCCTTCGAGCACGAGCAGAAGGTGTCCAACGAGATCCGTGAGATCGCCCGCGTGGCCAACGAGGTCGGCGACCTGGATTCCCGCCAGCTCATCGACTGGTTCCTCAACGAGCAGATCGAGGAAGAGGCCTCCGTCAGCGAGATCATCGACCGCCTCAAGCTGGTCGGCAACGAGGGCGAGGGTCTGCTGTACCTCGA